The nucleotide sequence CCAGCACCTCGGCCCGGTTGATCTGTCCCTCGACGATCTCGCCGAGCTCCTTGGGGTCGTTGCTGACGATGCCGATGCGGTTCACCTCCGCGCCGGCGTCGCGGCCGGCGGCCGCCAGCGCGTAGGAGTTGACGTCATACACCTGCCCGTTGCCCGGGTTGCGGGTGATGTCGACCAGCTCGCCGCCGACGGCCATCACCGACAGCCGTGGGCGGGGGTGCACCAGGACGCGTTCGCGGCCGACGGCGGCCAGCAGCCCGACCTGGGCCGCGCCGATGATCGTTCCGGACCGCACGGCGACGTCGCCGGGCTGGACGTCGTCGCCGGTGCGCCGCACGTAGGCACCGGAGGGCGCGCCGCGCAGGATCCGCACCCGCTGCGTGCCGCCGTCGGTCCAGCGCAACGGCAGCACCGTGTCGGCCAGCGTCGGCAGCGGCGCGCCGGTCTGCACCCGCGCCGCCTGGCGCGGCTGCAGCCGGCTGGGGGTGCGCGAGCCGGCCTCGATGGTTCCGGTCACCGGCAGCACCAGCCCGCCGCGCTGGCCTTCGTCGGTGTCTTCGTCGGCGTCGGAAAACGCGCCGAGCGCGCCCATCTGGCCCACGTCACCCACCCCGACCACGTCGACGCTGCGCACGGCGTAGCCGTCGATCGCGGCCTGATCGAATCCGGGCAGCGGCCGTTCGGTCACCACTTCCTCGGCACACATCAATCCCTGCGCCTCGGCGATGGCAACACGGATGGGCCGCGGGGCCACCGCGGCGGCCGCTATCCGGGCTTGTTGCTCCTCCACAGAACGCACGAGCGCGCCTTTCTGCCCTCACGTCGTGACGGGCGCCGACGCCGGGAGCGAACCGGGCCCTGCACCGTCGGCGTTACTGCTCGGTCAGACCCAGTCGCGCTACCAACCACCGCCGCAATTCCGGGCCGTAGTCGTCACGATCCAATGCAAAGTCAACCGCAGCCTTGAGGTAGCCGCCGGGATTTCCCAGGTCGTGTCGAGAACCACGATGCACCACCACATGAACCGGGTGGCCCTCGCTGATCAACAGCGCGATCGCGTCGGTGAGCTGAACTTCGCCGCCCACGCCGCGTTCGATGCGGCGCAACGCGTCGAAGATGGCGCGATCGAGCACGTAGCGGCCCGCCGCGGCGTACAGCGACGGCGCGTCCTCGGGCTTGGGCTTTTCCACCATGCCCTTGACCTTGAGCACGTCGGGACCGCCAGCGGCGTCGCCCTCGGCGACCGGCTCGACGTCGAAGACGCCGTAGGCGCTGATCTCCTCGGCCGCGA is from Mycobacterium conspicuum and encodes:
- the glp gene encoding molybdotransferase-like divisome protein Glp, which gives rise to MRSVEEQQARIAAAAVAPRPIRVAIAEAQGLMCAEEVVTERPLPGFDQAAIDGYAVRSVDVVGVGDVGQMGALGAFSDADEDTDEGQRGGLVLPVTGTIEAGSRTPSRLQPRQAARVQTGAPLPTLADTVLPLRWTDGGTQRVRILRGAPSGAYVRRTGDDVQPGDVAVRSGTIIGAAQVGLLAAVGRERVLVHPRPRLSVMAVGGELVDITRNPGNGQVYDVNSYALAAAGRDAGAEVNRIGIVSNDPKELGEIVEGQINRAEVLVIAGGVGGAAAEAVRAVLSELGEMEVVRVAMHPGSVQGFGQLGREGVPTFLLPANPVSALVVFEVMVRPLIRLSLGKRQPMRRIIQARTLSPITSVAGRKGYVRGQLMRDQESGEYLVQALGGAPGASSHLLATLAEANCLVVIPSGAEQIRTGEVVDVAFLAQRG